A genomic window from Klebsiella quasipneumoniae subsp. quasipneumoniae includes:
- a CDS encoding GNAT family N-acetyltransferase: MDLTAVPATQFSSVQLTDILNACFEAYLVPVTQSVEGFVQRFSAEGMSLIDSRVWLAGDEPAAIAIVARRGNMARLAAFALRPAWRGKGLGRKLMQELLTFLQQQEIETVSLEVIRDNHAAVALYQSLGFTRRYGLCGYLSAEPLAAAPGVLQPYPILALLRRAVEESNSQLPWLMDPLTFATLPCRVVTLEQRAFAVLSTSGSRPVLQFLWVEPAARRQGLAQALLMALAQQFPGIGTSVTVPETFTPLFAAAGYAPLSLQQYEMTMECAAAKSA, translated from the coding sequence ATGGATCTGACCGCCGTTCCCGCCACGCAGTTCAGCAGCGTGCAGTTAACGGATATTCTTAACGCCTGTTTTGAAGCCTATCTGGTACCGGTGACCCAGTCGGTGGAGGGATTTGTTCAGCGCTTTAGCGCCGAGGGGATGAGCCTGATCGATTCCCGCGTCTGGCTGGCCGGAGATGAACCGGCGGCGATCGCGATCGTCGCGCGTCGGGGGAATATGGCTCGCCTGGCGGCCTTTGCCCTGCGCCCGGCCTGGCGCGGCAAAGGTCTTGGGCGGAAATTGATGCAGGAGCTGCTGACGTTTCTGCAGCAGCAGGAGATCGAGACGGTTTCCCTGGAGGTGATCCGCGATAACCACGCGGCCGTCGCGCTGTATCAGTCGTTAGGCTTTACGCGGCGCTATGGGCTCTGCGGCTACCTGAGCGCAGAGCCTCTGGCTGCGGCGCCTGGCGTGTTACAGCCTTATCCGATCCTGGCACTGCTTCGACGCGCCGTTGAGGAGAGTAACAGTCAGCTCCCCTGGCTGATGGATCCGCTTACCTTCGCCACCCTGCCATGCCGCGTCGTGACCCTGGAACAGCGCGCCTTCGCGGTACTGAGCACCTCGGGCTCACGGCCTGTACTGCAGTTTTTATGGGTGGAACCCGCCGCCCGTCGCCAGGGGCTGGCGCAGGCGCTGCTGATGGCGCTGGCGCAGCAGTTCCCGGGGATCGGCACGTCGGTGACGGTCCCGGAAACCTTTACGCCGCTGTTTGCCGCGGCGGGGTATGCGCCGCTATCGCTGCAGCAGTATGAAATGACGATGGAGTGTGCGGCAGCGAAGTCCGCTTAG
- a CDS encoding GNAT family N-acetyltransferase produces MKTNTITAGAGLRLTEESDIALLPAIERSAAQAFRQIPALAWLADSEVISVARHHDYLETEHSLLAVAAGQPVGFILTEPLDDALFIAEIAVHQAWQHQGIGRMLLEQVIERARQMAYPAVTLTTFREVPWNAPFYTRLGFAILDELTLPAGLAAKRELETEHGLPPETRCAMRLAL; encoded by the coding sequence ATGAAAACTAACACTATAACTGCCGGCGCCGGATTACGCCTGACCGAGGAGAGTGATATCGCCCTTCTGCCGGCCATTGAACGTTCCGCCGCTCAGGCATTTCGTCAGATCCCCGCTCTCGCCTGGCTGGCGGACAGCGAGGTGATTAGCGTTGCGCGCCATCATGATTATCTGGAAACGGAACATAGTCTGCTGGCGGTGGCCGCCGGGCAGCCGGTTGGTTTTATTCTTACCGAACCGCTCGACGATGCCTTATTTATCGCCGAAATCGCCGTCCACCAGGCCTGGCAGCATCAGGGCATCGGGCGGATGCTGCTGGAGCAGGTTATCGAGCGCGCCCGGCAAATGGCTTACCCGGCGGTGACCCTCACCACCTTCCGCGAAGTGCCGTGGAATGCGCCGTTTTATACCCGCCTGGGATTCGCCATACTCGATGAGCTGACCCTGCCCGCCGGGCTGGCGGCGAAAAGGGAGCTGGAAACGGAACATGGCCTGCCGCCGGAAACGCGCTGCGCCATGCGCTTAGCGCTGTAG
- a CDS encoding MurR/RpiR family transcriptional regulator, with amino-acid sequence MSWSIDIISCITDRFVELTATEKRIAQFILDDVAAAAELPIAEIARLTQTSQASVTRFARALGCKDVRELKMKLAQSLAVGQRFILDVPDLEGVQGIYESIISVLETNRRALDIEALKRAVSWLSAARQILALGMGGGSTICAQEIQYRLFRLGLPVVSQSDGLLVRMMSSAVTPQDVVIVLSLGGYTPEIIESAAIASQYGAKVIAITPAGTPLAEQADLVLPLLVRENDYIFKPSTSRYAMLAMVDVLATELAMANKTQAKGKLRRIKLALDSHRGGVDRQPLGD; translated from the coding sequence ATGTCCTGGTCAATCGATATCATTTCCTGCATTACCGATCGCTTTGTGGAACTCACGGCGACCGAAAAGCGCATCGCGCAGTTTATTCTCGATGATGTCGCGGCGGCGGCGGAGCTACCCATCGCCGAGATAGCGCGTCTGACTCAGACCAGCCAGGCGTCGGTCACCCGTTTTGCCCGGGCGCTCGGCTGTAAAGACGTCCGTGAGCTGAAGATGAAGCTTGCGCAATCCCTTGCGGTCGGCCAGCGGTTTATCCTCGATGTTCCGGACCTCGAAGGCGTACAGGGGATCTATGAGTCAATCATCAGCGTGCTGGAGACCAATCGCCGGGCGCTGGATATCGAGGCGTTGAAGCGTGCGGTGAGCTGGTTGAGTGCAGCGCGGCAGATCCTCGCCCTTGGAATGGGCGGCGGGTCAACCATCTGCGCTCAGGAGATTCAATATCGCCTGTTTCGTCTTGGTCTTCCGGTCGTCAGTCAGAGCGACGGTCTGCTGGTACGCATGATGAGCTCGGCGGTGACGCCGCAGGATGTGGTGATTGTGCTGTCTCTGGGCGGCTATACCCCGGAGATCATCGAGAGCGCGGCGATTGCCAGCCAGTACGGCGCGAAGGTCATTGCGATTACCCCCGCCGGGACGCCGCTGGCTGAGCAGGCGGATCTGGTGCTGCCGCTGCTGGTGCGGGAAAACGACTATATCTTCAAGCCCAGCACTTCGCGTTATGCGATGCTGGCGATGGTCGATGTGCTGGCCACCGAACTGGCGATGGCCAACAAAACTCAGGCAAAAGGCAAATTACGTCGTATTAAGCTGGCCCTCGACAGCCACCGCGGCGGCGTCGATCGCCAGCCTCTTGGCGACTAG
- a CDS encoding 2-dehydro-3-deoxy-6-phosphogalactonate aldolase, with protein sequence MNKIKLVAILRGIQPAEAADHIETLINAGFRYIEIPLNSPDWQQSIPQMVARFGEQAMIGAGTVLRVEQVDFLAEAGAKLIVTPNTQPAVIRQAVAHGMQVCAGCATATEAFNALDAGAQWLKIFPSSAFGPDYIRALKAVLPSEVPVLAVGGVTPENLATWMRAGCAGAGLGSDLYRAGQAVERTRLQAERFIAAAGG encoded by the coding sequence ATGAACAAGATTAAGCTGGTGGCGATTTTACGCGGCATTCAACCCGCTGAGGCGGCAGATCATATTGAGACGCTAATCAATGCAGGCTTTCGCTATATCGAAATCCCGCTCAATTCGCCAGACTGGCAGCAGAGTATTCCGCAGATGGTTGCGCGGTTTGGCGAGCAGGCGATGATAGGCGCGGGAACGGTACTGCGCGTGGAACAGGTCGATTTTCTCGCTGAGGCCGGGGCGAAGCTTATCGTGACGCCGAATACCCAGCCTGCGGTGATCCGTCAGGCAGTGGCGCACGGAATGCAGGTTTGTGCCGGATGCGCCACCGCGACTGAGGCGTTTAACGCGCTGGATGCCGGGGCGCAGTGGCTGAAGATATTTCCGTCTTCTGCTTTCGGTCCGGACTACATTCGGGCGCTGAAAGCGGTGCTGCCGTCGGAGGTGCCGGTGCTGGCGGTGGGCGGCGTGACGCCGGAGAATCTGGCAACCTGGATGCGGGCTGGGTGCGCCGGAGCCGGCCTGGGCAGCGATCTGTATCGCGCCGGACAGGCCGTGGAACGTACCCGCCTGCAGGCGGAGAGGTTTATCGCCGCTGCCGGTGGCTAG
- a CDS encoding 2-dehydro-3-deoxygalactonokinase translates to MKDYIAVDWGSTQLRGWLIRNGQCVETKQLPLGITRLNGRSPADVFAEHLAPWRGAQALPVLMAGMIGSDAGWQAVPYLDCPAAIDAPGRQLCAVAEGVWIIPGLKIEQDRDFNVMRGEETQLLGACQLAPAECYVLPGTHCKWVQVAGGAVRYFATAMTGELHHLLMTQSLIGKGLPAQQPDEAAFERGLEKGLAQPSLISELFVARAARVLGGLAASSVSDYLSGLLIGAEVATLGQRFRASAVTLVGDPALNARYGRAMKARGMTVNSCSGDEALLAGMARIMHEQD, encoded by the coding sequence ATGAAGGATTATATTGCCGTCGACTGGGGCTCTACCCAGCTGCGCGGCTGGCTGATTCGCAACGGCCAGTGCGTCGAAACGAAGCAGCTGCCGCTGGGTATTACCCGCCTGAACGGACGATCGCCTGCCGATGTATTCGCGGAGCATTTGGCCCCCTGGCGCGGCGCACAGGCGCTGCCGGTGCTGATGGCCGGGATGATCGGCAGCGACGCGGGCTGGCAGGCGGTGCCGTATCTGGACTGTCCGGCGGCGATCGACGCGCCCGGGCGGCAGCTATGCGCCGTTGCTGAAGGCGTGTGGATTATTCCCGGCCTCAAGATTGAACAGGACCGGGATTTCAACGTGATGCGCGGCGAAGAGACGCAGCTGCTGGGGGCCTGCCAGCTGGCGCCGGCGGAGTGTTACGTGCTGCCGGGCACCCACTGCAAATGGGTCCAGGTGGCGGGCGGCGCGGTGCGTTATTTTGCCACGGCGATGACCGGCGAACTGCATCATCTGCTGATGACGCAATCGCTGATCGGCAAAGGGCTGCCTGCCCAGCAGCCGGACGAGGCGGCGTTTGAACGGGGGCTGGAAAAAGGGCTGGCGCAGCCGTCGCTGATTAGCGAACTGTTTGTCGCCAGGGCCGCCCGGGTGCTGGGCGGTCTGGCGGCGAGCTCGGTCAGCGATTACCTCTCCGGGCTGCTGATTGGCGCGGAGGTGGCGACCCTGGGGCAGCGTTTCCGTGCTTCTGCCGTCACGCTGGTTGGCGACCCGGCGCTGAATGCCCGCTACGGTCGGGCGATGAAGGCGCGCGGAATGACGGTTAACAGCTGCAGTGGCGATGAGGCATTGCTGGCTGGCATGGCGAGGATAATGCATGAACAAGATTAA
- a CDS encoding sodium:solute symporter family protein, which yields MNSHVFLVGFIIYALAMIWLGWYVSRHQKSGEDFLLGGRSLPLFLTLGSTVATMVGTGSSMGAVGFGYSNGWAGMLYGVGGAIGILLVAWLFAPVRKLRFMTMSEELSYYTGGSHLIKNLVGIMIFIASIGWLGAHILGGSMYLAWATGINLTVAKIIIAMAFAIYVIIGGYSAVVWTDTIQALILFFGFILMAILAVVHVGGWDAIVQAMDPKAMSLFAVDKLGTIPALSLAMVIGVGVLATPSYRQRIYSGKDVSSVRRSFVYTGVLYLFFSVLPAIIGMAAWTMNPNLENSNYAFLFATSFLPAILGLVVLIAGLSATMSSASSDAIAAVAIMMRDVYTLVTGKMPPAHKAITLSRWMLAFVIGLAMIFALTSNDIISYITKMISMLMSGLFVCSILGRFWLRFNWQGALTALLSGMLVSIVVLVKADWLAYWGNPCIPSVVGSFVSAIFVTVMTPASKISRQQALEMITQEREGEAIPAKTAVQVSGEAQ from the coding sequence ATGAATAGTCATGTCTTTTTAGTCGGCTTTATTATTTACGCGTTGGCCATGATTTGGCTTGGCTGGTACGTGTCCCGTCATCAAAAAAGCGGTGAGGATTTTTTACTCGGCGGCCGTTCTTTGCCGCTGTTCCTGACGCTGGGGTCTACCGTGGCGACTATGGTGGGAACCGGTTCAAGCATGGGCGCTGTCGGCTTCGGCTACAGCAATGGATGGGCCGGGATGCTCTACGGCGTGGGCGGCGCCATCGGTATTTTACTGGTGGCCTGGCTGTTTGCGCCGGTGCGAAAGCTGCGCTTTATGACCATGAGCGAAGAGCTTTCTTATTACACTGGTGGCAGCCATTTAATTAAAAACCTCGTCGGGATAATGATATTTATTGCCTCAATTGGCTGGCTGGGGGCGCATATTCTTGGCGGGAGTATGTATTTAGCCTGGGCGACAGGAATTAATCTGACGGTGGCAAAAATTATTATTGCCATGGCGTTTGCGATTTACGTCATTATCGGCGGTTATTCTGCTGTGGTGTGGACAGACACCATTCAGGCATTAATTCTGTTTTTCGGTTTTATCCTGATGGCGATTCTGGCGGTGGTTCACGTCGGGGGATGGGATGCCATCGTTCAGGCAATGGATCCCAAGGCGATGAGCCTGTTTGCGGTCGATAAGTTGGGGACCATTCCGGCGCTATCGCTGGCGATGGTCATCGGCGTCGGCGTGCTGGCGACCCCTTCCTATCGCCAGCGTATTTACTCGGGAAAAGACGTCTCTTCGGTGCGGCGCTCGTTTGTCTATACCGGCGTGCTGTATCTGTTTTTCTCGGTGCTGCCGGCGATCATCGGCATGGCGGCCTGGACGATGAACCCCAATCTTGAGAACAGTAACTACGCCTTCCTGTTCGCCACCAGCTTCTTACCGGCGATCCTCGGGCTGGTGGTCCTGATTGCCGGACTTTCCGCCACCATGTCTTCGGCCAGCTCCGATGCGATAGCCGCCGTGGCCATCATGATGCGGGATGTCTATACCCTCGTTACCGGAAAAATGCCGCCGGCGCATAAGGCGATAACGCTCTCTCGCTGGATGCTGGCGTTCGTCATCGGCCTGGCGATGATCTTCGCCCTGACCTCGAACGATATCATCAGCTATATCACCAAAATGATCTCCATGCTGATGTCCGGGCTCTTCGTCTGTTCCATTCTCGGCCGCTTCTGGCTGCGCTTTAACTGGCAGGGTGCGCTCACCGCGCTGCTGAGCGGCATGCTGGTGTCTATTGTGGTTCTGGTTAAGGCCGACTGGCTGGCTTACTGGGGCAATCCGTGCATTCCGTCGGTCGTTGGCAGCTTTGTTTCCGCTATTTTTGTCACCGTCATGACGCCAGCCAGCAAAATCAGCCGTCAGCAGGCGCTGGAAATGATTACCCAGGAGCGGGAAGGGGAGGCGATCCCGGCGAAGACGGCGGTGCAGGTCTCAGGAGAAGCACAATGA
- a CDS encoding RidA family protein yields the protein MSIKRYGVEGGTGTGGQHLPFARAVEAGGWLYVSGQTPMKDGEVVEGGIVDQSRLAIQNCVDIMTEAGYTLADVVHVKVILTDARYFQSFNKVFREFFGDNPPARICCVADLVVDCKVEVDVTCYNASRA from the coding sequence ATGAGTATTAAACGTTATGGCGTAGAGGGCGGTACCGGTACCGGCGGGCAGCACCTGCCGTTCGCGCGGGCGGTGGAAGCGGGAGGCTGGCTGTACGTCTCCGGCCAGACGCCGATGAAGGACGGGGAAGTGGTGGAAGGCGGGATTGTCGACCAGTCGCGTCTGGCGATTCAGAACTGCGTAGATATCATGACCGAAGCGGGCTACACCCTGGCCGACGTGGTGCATGTTAAAGTGATCCTCACCGATGCGCGCTATTTTCAGTCTTTCAATAAAGTCTTCCGCGAGTTCTTTGGCGACAACCCGCCTGCCCGCATCTGCTGCGTAGCGGACCTGGTGGTGGATTGTAAAGTCGAAGTGGATGTGACCTGTTATAACGCTTCTCGCGCATAA
- a CDS encoding N-acyl-D-amino-acid deacylase family protein yields MKVDWLFKNVTVIDGSGGPQYRADVAVKGDRIMAIAPALDVAAEQEIDGQGRVLAPGFIDVHTHDDINVIRMPEYLPKLSQGVTTVIVGNCGISAATATMRGEVPDPMNLLGERQHFIYPTVEAYAHAVEAARPSLNVGTLIGHTALRNNHMDDLFRPASETEIAGMRIQLRDALRQGALGLSTGLAYASAFQSTTEEVMALAEELTAEGGIYTTHLRSEFEPILEALDEAFRIGRHGNVPVVVSHHKCAGAKNWGRTKETLAFFDEMRQRQEIACDCYPYSASSSTLDMKQVTDEFDIVITWSEAQPEQAGKTLQQIADEWQVSLHDAAARLMPAGAIYYNMDEQDVRRVLGYPVTMIGSDGLPNDPMPHPRLWGAFPRVLGHYCRDERLFPLTTAIHKMTGLSSARFQLADRGLVKVGYYADLVLFDPLTVRDVASFSDPKRPADGIEAVMVNGVMSYGSDKKIIGRAGRFLRRRMN; encoded by the coding sequence ATCGCTCCGGCGCTTGACGTCGCGGCGGAGCAGGAGATAGATGGTCAAGGGCGGGTGCTGGCGCCTGGCTTTATCGATGTTCACACCCATGACGATATCAACGTCATCCGCATGCCGGAGTATCTGCCTAAGCTCAGCCAGGGGGTGACAACCGTGATCGTCGGCAACTGTGGGATCAGCGCGGCAACCGCCACCATGCGCGGCGAGGTGCCAGACCCGATGAATCTTCTCGGCGAACGACAGCACTTCATCTATCCCACCGTCGAAGCCTACGCCCATGCGGTAGAGGCGGCGCGACCATCGCTTAACGTCGGGACGCTGATTGGGCACACCGCGCTGCGCAATAACCATATGGATGACCTGTTCCGCCCGGCGAGCGAGACGGAAATCGCCGGCATGCGCATACAGTTGCGCGATGCGCTGCGCCAGGGCGCTTTAGGACTGAGCACGGGCCTTGCCTACGCCAGCGCCTTCCAGTCGACCACCGAAGAAGTGATGGCGCTCGCTGAGGAGTTGACGGCAGAGGGGGGAATTTACACCACCCACCTGCGTTCGGAGTTCGAGCCGATTCTGGAGGCGCTCGACGAGGCGTTCCGCATTGGTCGCCACGGCAACGTGCCGGTGGTGGTCTCGCACCATAAGTGCGCCGGCGCGAAAAACTGGGGTCGCACGAAGGAGACGCTGGCTTTCTTCGATGAGATGCGCCAGCGCCAGGAGATCGCCTGTGACTGTTACCCCTATTCCGCCAGCTCGTCGACGCTGGATATGAAGCAGGTCACCGATGAGTTCGATATCGTCATCACCTGGTCGGAAGCACAGCCCGAGCAGGCCGGAAAAACGCTGCAGCAGATCGCCGATGAATGGCAGGTGAGCCTGCACGACGCCGCGGCGCGGCTGATGCCGGCAGGCGCTATTTATTACAACATGGACGAGCAGGACGTACGGCGGGTGCTGGGTTATCCGGTGACCATGATTGGCTCCGACGGGCTGCCGAACGACCCGATGCCGCATCCGCGGCTGTGGGGCGCGTTTCCGCGGGTCCTGGGCCACTACTGCCGCGATGAACGGCTGTTTCCGCTGACTACCGCGATCCACAAAATGACCGGGCTGTCGTCGGCGCGCTTCCAGCTGGCGGATCGTGGGCTGGTAAAAGTGGGCTATTACGCCGACCTGGTGCTGTTTGACCCGCTGACGGTGCGCGATGTCGCCAGTTTCTCCGACCCGAAACGTCCGGCGGACGGTATTGAGGCGGTGATGGTTAACGGCGTGATGAGCTACGGCAGCGACAAAAAGATTATCGGGCGCGCGGGGCGTTTCCTGCGCCGCCGAATGAACTGA